A region of Methanocorpusculum labreanum Z DNA encodes the following proteins:
- the def gene encoding peptide deformylase has translation MEIQIYGKTVLAQVAEPVDTITPELLAILDEMVPMLKEHRGVGLAAPQVGIGKRFFVMNPGDKVRRVINPEIMKTGNAFSEMEEGCLSVPGIHKKVRRPRRITVRYTNEAGELIEEELKDYPARVFLHEYDHLDGILFVDRISPIAKKMIAKQLEDLRLKEV, from the coding sequence ATGGAGATTCAGATATACGGAAAAACGGTACTTGCGCAAGTTGCCGAGCCCGTCGATACAATAACCCCCGAACTTTTGGCCATTCTGGACGAAATGGTTCCGATGCTCAAGGAACACCGTGGGGTCGGTCTTGCAGCTCCCCAGGTCGGGATCGGAAAACGGTTTTTTGTGATGAATCCGGGCGACAAAGTCCGCAGAGTCATCAACCCGGAGATCATGAAAACCGGGAACGCCTTCTCTGAGATGGAAGAGGGCTGTCTTTCCGTCCCCGGCATCCATAAAAAAGTCCGCCGTCCGCGCAGGATCACGGTCAGGTATACCAACGAGGCCGGGGAACTGATCGAAGAGGAGCTGAAAGATTATCCGGCACGGGTCTTCCTACACGAATACGATCATCTCGACGGGATCCTGTTCGTCGACCGGATATCGCCGATCGCAAAAAAGATGATCGCAAAACAGCTCGAGGATCTCCGTTTAAAGGAGGTGTAA
- a CDS encoding uracil-xanthine permease family protein, whose protein sequence is MAEGDEPIYNVKDNVPLGTTVLTILQHFFVLAVYMTYPVIISNAIGGSTDLTMFLISATLIGSGIATILQSFSKTGAGYLLPMVPNSSYLPASLLAATAGGLPLLYGMLIISGLFEMVISRFTTFFRIVFPNEVTGVVLFLLGIAIVPFAFPLFFGSTDSGPLDPASTVVGIITLTSTILLSVIPKRFFKFYAILIGIVIGMAASVFLGVFKLETLLQITSLSVFWIPNPIGIVSYSFEFALLIPFAIAMICVMLKSVGNISLLNAYTKEGEKNTLKNGLMSEGAGVAIAGALGGIGIGSSSGATGLVVGTGIAAKRVGLGLGIFLILCGFLPAIGWVFHILPKPILGATLLYAVTFVMVTGIQSISSRMLDPRRKFVVILPILIGVSSAVCPYLYADLPKTLALFFASPLTSGSMAVLILGLLLRIGIKKHRSFDFSKDANLQRFLMECGRQWTLERMQMLSISNHLQNLADAGEPERLEMKFEPIGMLRAEMVFKEPVENVPKMKINGNLEADGRVVKASYPLM, encoded by the coding sequence ATGGCCGAGGGGGATGAACCGATCTACAATGTCAAAGACAACGTACCGCTTGGAACGACGGTTCTGACAATCCTCCAGCATTTCTTTGTTTTAGCCGTGTATATGACATATCCGGTGATCATCAGCAATGCGATCGGCGGCTCGACGGATCTGACAATGTTTCTGATCAGTGCGACCCTGATCGGCTCGGGTATCGCGACGATCCTGCAGTCTTTTTCGAAGACGGGGGCAGGATATCTTCTGCCGATGGTCCCAAACTCTTCGTATCTGCCGGCTTCCCTTCTTGCTGCAACGGCCGGAGGACTGCCCCTTCTGTATGGAATGCTGATCATCTCAGGACTGTTCGAGATGGTGATCAGCCGGTTCACGACGTTTTTCCGGATCGTGTTCCCAAACGAAGTGACGGGTGTTGTGCTGTTCCTTCTGGGGATCGCTATCGTTCCGTTCGCATTTCCGCTGTTTTTCGGAAGCACGGACTCAGGACCCCTGGACCCGGCATCAACGGTCGTGGGCATCATTACGCTGACCTCCACGATCCTTTTGAGTGTGATCCCGAAACGGTTCTTCAAGTTCTATGCTATCCTGATCGGTATCGTGATCGGGATGGCGGCATCCGTGTTTCTGGGCGTGTTCAAACTCGAGACCCTGCTCCAAATCACGAGCCTTTCGGTGTTCTGGATCCCGAACCCAATCGGGATCGTCTCGTATTCGTTCGAATTCGCGCTGCTGATCCCGTTTGCGATCGCGATGATCTGCGTGATGCTGAAGTCGGTCGGAAACATTTCGCTCCTGAACGCCTACACCAAAGAGGGCGAGAAGAATACGCTGAAAAACGGGCTGATGTCGGAGGGTGCGGGGGTCGCGATCGCCGGAGCGTTGGGCGGGATCGGGATCGGATCGTCTTCGGGAGCGACGGGGCTCGTTGTCGGGACCGGGATCGCAGCAAAGCGGGTTGGGTTGGGTCTTGGGATCTTTCTGATCCTGTGCGGATTTTTGCCGGCGATCGGCTGGGTTTTTCATATTCTCCCTAAGCCGATCCTTGGAGCGACCCTTTTGTATGCGGTGACGTTTGTGATGGTGACCGGCATCCAGAGTATTTCGTCACGGATGCTTGATCCCCGGCGAAAGTTCGTGGTGATCCTGCCGATTTTGATCGGGGTCTCGTCGGCTGTGTGTCCGTATCTGTATGCTGACCTCCCGAAGACGTTGGCACTGTTCTTTGCATCGCCGCTGACGTCCGGGTCGATGGCGGTTTTGATTCTCGGTCTTCTACTCAGAATCGGTATCAAAAAGCACCGGTCGTTCGATTTTTCGAAGGATGCGAATCTGCAGAGGTTCCTGATGGAATGCGGACGTCAGTGGACGCTTGAACGTATGCAGATGTTGTCGATTTCAAATCATCTGCAGAATCTGGCGGATGCCGGAGAGCCGGAGAGGCTGGAAATGAAGTTCGAACCGATCGGGATGCTTAGAGCAGAGATGGTTTTCAAAGAGCCGGTGGAGAATGTCCCGAAGATGAAAATAAACGGGAATCTGGAGGCGGATGGGAGAGTGGTTAAAGCAAGCTATCCGCTGATGTAG
- a CDS encoding aldehyde ferredoxin oxidoreductase family protein, which yields MVIIMDGYAGNMVYVDLTSGTTAVKPTPPELKKSYIGGRGFGIRLLTDMVDPKIDPLSDKNILVFAAGPLTGTGIPLGSRYEVSTIAPLTGLAVSANSGGVFGWKLKKAGFDAAVITGKSAKPVYLLLDNGKAELRDASRLWGKTTGETTDAIVEELKDPSVRVSCIGPSGEKLVLMSCIINEKTRAAGRGGVGAVMGSKNLKAIAARGDQLIKPADEEQLKTVKERVKNKIQENGIAKGLHDYGTAVLVNILNENYLLPTRNFQTAHFDGAEKISGETMAQTILKKPKGCYSCIVQCGRVHEFDGVTGEGPEYEPDWGFGADCGVDDLKIIARANDLCNEYGLDSISVPTTIACLMEMAEKGYIDHPIRFGDAEGMLKLVEQIAKREGIGDELAEGSFQFATKHGHPELSMSSKKQELPAYDPRGIQGYGLATATSVRGGDHVYAYMISPEILGAPEKIDPYLIKGKPQWVKTFQDLTAAIDATGMCLFTSFALDAEDYADLLSATTGVKIGADELLQVGERIWNLQKLYNVKRGFGRKDDTLPDRLLHEPLKEGAPAGQVSHVLEMLDEYYALRGWDAEGVPTEAKLKELGLM from the coding sequence TTGGTTATCATCATGGATGGATATGCAGGAAATATGGTCTATGTCGATCTCACCTCCGGAACAACGGCAGTCAAACCAACGCCCCCGGAACTGAAAAAGTCGTATATTGGCGGACGGGGTTTTGGTATCAGACTCCTTACCGATATGGTCGACCCGAAGATCGATCCGTTGAGTGATAAGAACATTCTCGTCTTTGCGGCCGGACCGTTGACCGGGACCGGGATTCCCCTTGGAAGCCGGTATGAGGTCTCGACGATCGCTCCCTTGACCGGACTTGCCGTGAGCGCCAACAGCGGGGGCGTTTTCGGCTGGAAGCTGAAAAAGGCCGGGTTCGATGCGGCCGTCATCACCGGAAAATCAGCAAAACCGGTCTATCTCTTGCTCGACAACGGGAAAGCCGAACTCCGCGATGCTTCCCGCCTCTGGGGTAAAACCACCGGCGAGACCACCGATGCCATCGTCGAGGAGCTGAAAGATCCGAGTGTTCGTGTGTCATGTATCGGACCTTCCGGTGAGAAACTCGTTTTGATGTCGTGTATCATCAATGAAAAGACCCGCGCCGCCGGACGTGGCGGGGTTGGGGCCGTGATGGGCTCGAAGAATCTGAAAGCGATCGCAGCCCGGGGTGATCAGCTGATTAAGCCGGCAGATGAAGAACAGCTCAAAACCGTTAAGGAACGCGTGAAAAACAAGATCCAGGAGAACGGGATCGCCAAAGGTCTGCATGATTACGGAACGGCTGTCCTCGTCAACATTCTGAACGAAAATTATCTTCTGCCGACAAGAAACTTCCAGACCGCCCACTTCGACGGGGCGGAGAAGATATCCGGCGAAACGATGGCGCAGACGATTCTTAAAAAACCCAAAGGCTGTTACTCCTGTATTGTCCAGTGTGGCCGGGTCCATGAATTCGACGGAGTTACCGGCGAAGGTCCGGAGTATGAACCAGATTGGGGATTTGGTGCCGACTGCGGTGTCGATGATCTGAAAATCATTGCCAGGGCAAACGATCTCTGTAATGAGTATGGCCTTGACTCCATCTCTGTTCCTACCACGATCGCCTGTTTAATGGAGATGGCGGAGAAAGGGTATATCGACCACCCGATCCGGTTCGGCGATGCAGAAGGTATGCTGAAACTCGTTGAGCAGATTGCAAAACGCGAAGGCATAGGCGACGAACTTGCCGAAGGCTCCTTCCAGTTTGCGACCAAACACGGACATCCGGAACTCTCGATGAGTTCCAAAAAGCAGGAACTGCCTGCCTACGACCCCCGGGGAATTCAAGGGTATGGTCTTGCGACCGCCACCTCGGTTCGCGGGGGTGATCATGTCTATGCGTACATGATCTCGCCGGAGATTCTCGGCGCTCCCGAGAAGATCGATCCCTATCTGATCAAAGGCAAACCCCAGTGGGTCAAAACCTTCCAGGATCTGACCGCTGCGATCGATGCAACCGGCATGTGCCTCTTTACGTCTTTTGCTCTTGACGCAGAGGATTATGCCGACCTTCTCTCGGCAACAACCGGCGTGAAGATCGGTGCCGATGAGCTTCTGCAGGTCGGTGAACGGATTTGGAATCTCCAGAAGCTCTATAATGTCAAGCGGGGATTCGGCCGTAAAGACGACACTCTGCCGGACCGTCTCCTGCACGAGCCTTTAAAAGAAGGTGCGCCGGCTGGTCAGGTGTCCCATGTGCTCGAAATGCTTGACGAGTATTATGCTCTGAGGGGCTGGGATGCGGAAGGAGTTCCAACCGAAGCAAAACTCAAAGAACTGGGACTGATGTGA
- a CDS encoding CxxC-x17-CxxC domain-containing protein, whose amino-acid sequence MERRNNFGGSRQFNDGPREMTKTVCSDCGKECEVPFKPTEGRPVYCQDCLPKHRTPRNRY is encoded by the coding sequence ATGGAAAGAAGAAATAATTTTGGCGGATCACGCCAGTTTAATGACGGCCCACGCGAAATGACCAAAACAGTCTGCTCAGACTGTGGAAAAGAATGTGAGGTACCGTTTAAGCCAACAGAAGGCAGACCAGTCTACTGTCAGGACTGCCTTCCAAAACACCGGACCCCACGGAACCGGTACTAA
- a CDS encoding flavodoxin domain-containing protein — MSTVVIYKSKYGSTEQYAKWIAEELGADLKNADHLKLDDLLPYDTIVYGAGVYVGCIAGIALIADNYEQLKDKKLIVFTVGLTDPADEKKYDDLLTKNFTWTMKDAVPAFHFRGALDYKKIGLGNKLMMKKMKIPEANYVSKEQIQPLLKSLGSSKPANKPENTTTKIYDTPRLTIETRHVHLPNGKDRNYLFVQPVPAVCILPTDETHVYLIKQYRAVINEYILEVPAGGMDNGSETPLECAKRELAEEARLSAKEFVPKGYVYSTPGFCTEKLWLFEARGLAPCEDCARDEDEIIDVVKVPKAEVFAMIDRGEIVDAKTIALLTRSLAKLNSD; from the coding sequence TTGAGTACAGTAGTCATTTATAAATCAAAATACGGCTCCACGGAACAGTATGCAAAATGGATCGCAGAAGAGCTGGGTGCAGACCTGAAAAATGCGGATCACCTCAAACTGGACGATCTTCTCCCCTACGACACGATCGTGTACGGAGCTGGCGTTTACGTTGGATGTATCGCCGGCATCGCGCTGATCGCGGACAACTACGAACAGCTCAAGGATAAGAAACTCATCGTCTTCACCGTCGGGCTGACCGATCCTGCTGATGAGAAAAAGTACGATGATCTCCTTACCAAAAACTTCACCTGGACGATGAAGGACGCCGTGCCTGCGTTCCATTTCCGCGGAGCACTCGATTACAAAAAGATCGGGCTCGGCAACAAACTGATGATGAAGAAAATGAAGATCCCGGAGGCGAATTACGTGAGCAAAGAACAGATCCAGCCGCTGCTTAAATCTCTCGGGTCATCAAAACCGGCAAACAAACCGGAAAACACCACGACAAAGATCTACGACACGCCAAGACTCACCATCGAAACCCGGCACGTCCATCTCCCAAACGGTAAAGACAGAAACTACCTCTTTGTCCAGCCGGTTCCGGCGGTCTGTATCCTCCCAACCGACGAGACCCATGTATACCTGATCAAACAGTACCGTGCGGTGATCAACGAGTACATCCTCGAGGTCCCGGCAGGAGGTATGGACAACGGAAGCGAGACCCCGCTCGAATGCGCAAAAAGGGAACTCGCAGAGGAAGCACGTCTCTCGGCAAAGGAGTTCGTCCCGAAAGGATACGTCTACTCGACGCCCGGATTCTGCACGGAAAAACTGTGGCTCTTCGAAGCACGGGGACTTGCTCCATGCGAAGACTGCGCAAGAGACGAGGATGAGATCATCGATGTCGTGAAAGTGCCCAAAGCCGAAGTTTTTGCCATGATCGACCGTGGAGAGATCGTCGATGCAAAAACGATCGCACTCCTGACAAGGTCGCTGGCGAAGCTTAATAGTGACTGA
- a CDS encoding HesA/MoeB/ThiF family protein, with protein MSEDLPDSRFLRQIPLFGKEGQKKLADARILLAGAGGLGSAIATYLAAAGVGYIRIVDEDVVERSNLNRQILYQEKDIGACKVEAAKKTIHALNRDVEVDPVCRHIDETSVNGLVSGMDLILDGMDNFAARYVLNRAGLDAKIPFIHGAVNGFYGQVTTLIPGITPCLRCIVPTTPTWEKNAIIGVTCGAIGSIEASEAVKYLTGTGKLLENRLLLWDGLRGEAESIQIVNSPDCTDCGFSNGEPDARRSSA; from the coding sequence ATGTCAGAAGATCTGCCGGACTCCCGGTTTCTGAGACAGATCCCTCTTTTCGGAAAAGAGGGACAGAAAAAACTTGCAGATGCCCGTATCCTTCTTGCCGGAGCCGGAGGTCTCGGCTCGGCGATCGCGACCTATCTTGCGGCAGCCGGTGTTGGGTACATCCGGATCGTCGATGAGGATGTCGTGGAGAGGTCCAACCTCAACCGGCAGATCCTGTATCAGGAGAAGGATATCGGGGCATGCAAGGTCGAAGCAGCAAAAAAGACGATCCATGCCCTCAACCGTGACGTCGAGGTCGATCCGGTCTGCCGGCATATCGACGAAACATCCGTGAACGGTCTCGTTTCCGGTATGGATCTGATCCTTGACGGCATGGATAATTTCGCCGCCCGCTATGTTTTGAACCGGGCAGGTCTCGATGCGAAAATTCCCTTTATCCACGGTGCCGTGAATGGATTCTATGGACAGGTAACGACTCTCATTCCTGGCATTACGCCCTGTCTCCGCTGTATTGTTCCAACGACCCCGACCTGGGAAAAGAACGCGATTATCGGGGTGACCTGCGGAGCGATCGGCAGCATCGAGGCTTCCGAAGCGGTCAAGTATCTCACCGGAACCGGAAAACTTCTCGAAAACCGGCTGCTTCTCTGGGACGGCCTGCGAGGGGAGGCCGAATCGATACAAATCGTCAACTCTCCCGACTGTACCGACTGCGGTTTTTCCAACGGTGAACCCGATGCCCGGAGGTCGTCTGCATGA
- the ileS gene encoding isoleucine--tRNA ligase, with product MKEISESYVPAVVENEVREYWKANNTYRETRKLHESGKPWLFVDGPPYTTGYIHLGTAWNKILKDAILRYHSMTGQHIIERAGYDMHGLPIEVKVEEKLGFKNKADIEKYGVAKFIEECREFALTHKDLMSEQFKDLGTWMDFDDPYQTVDKGYIEAAWYTLKRCEEEKMLERGSRVVNWCPRCGTAIADAEVEYWDETDPSIFVKFPIQGTENEYLVIWTTTPWTLPANVAVAVGEEFVYAKCRAVKDGKSEDLWIAKELAEQILKYGKYQDYSIIETKTGAELAGTKYISPLASAVPMQAQIEHRVVIADYVAMENTGMVHIAPGHGWDDYLVGLKENLPAVCPVDGNGNFTDEAGIFAGKYVKAPETNQEVIDVLGDAMLAVRKITHRYGHCWRCKTPIIYRATSQWFLKVKDIREKMLEEIADEVTWYPEWAGSARFHDWVEEARDWCISRQRYWGIPIPVWVCPVCNKYHVVGRYEELEQLSGQKMTDPHRPYVDDITIPCECGGTMKRIPDIFDVWYDSGIASWATLRFPEKPEDFGKYWPADFILEGHDQTRGWFYSQLALSTIAFGKAPYKSVLMHGFALDAEGKKMSKSLGNVIAPEDVAKQFGVDVMRQYILSANAPWDDMRFSLEGVKTNHRMFNVLWNVYKFPLPYMALDGYKPAAKDGVWDPSAVEDHISEFCREDRWLISRVNSLAEQVTKEMEVCNLHRATRPISTFILDELSRWYVQLVRPRMWLEEESVSKMQAYDTMYYVMRRLVTIFAPFAPHITECMYQNLRCEGDLPSVHMVDWFSGNDALRDPVLEEEMEIVQEFDEAVANARQNGKRKGRWPVGTVVVATDSEKVAGAVSAMNDMCCDRANARTVTVVKGVWDKLDWTAVPVMKVIGKQFGRDGPKVKAFIEEANGTKLKALLTADGKVSMEKDGFTAELTEEHMTFEEKMPENIFSSPMENGTIYVDVTLTPELEAEGYSREVIRRIQEMRKQAGLAVDAKIKAEVVIDDARVMPLVDSKHDVIETEVRANCLKIRVPDGETCSCRVADEAILAMDWEIDDLKVRISISKAE from the coding sequence GTGAAAGAAATATCAGAAAGTTATGTACCCGCCGTTGTCGAAAACGAGGTTCGGGAGTACTGGAAAGCAAACAATACATATCGTGAAACACGCAAACTTCACGAATCAGGCAAACCGTGGCTCTTTGTCGATGGACCGCCGTACACCACAGGCTACATCCACCTTGGAACCGCCTGGAACAAGATCTTAAAAGACGCAATCCTCAGATACCACTCAATGACCGGCCAGCATATCATCGAACGTGCCGGTTACGATATGCACGGTCTCCCGATCGAGGTCAAAGTCGAGGAGAAGCTCGGATTCAAAAACAAGGCAGACATCGAGAAATACGGTGTGGCAAAGTTCATCGAAGAGTGCCGAGAGTTCGCTCTTACCCACAAAGATCTGATGAGCGAGCAGTTCAAAGATCTCGGGACCTGGATGGACTTCGACGACCCCTATCAGACTGTCGATAAAGGATACATCGAAGCTGCCTGGTATACCCTCAAACGCTGCGAAGAAGAGAAGATGCTCGAACGCGGATCCAGAGTCGTCAACTGGTGTCCCCGCTGCGGAACGGCGATCGCCGATGCTGAGGTCGAATACTGGGACGAGACCGATCCGTCGATCTTCGTGAAATTCCCCATTCAGGGAACCGAGAACGAATACCTCGTCATCTGGACGACCACGCCCTGGACCCTCCCGGCAAACGTCGCCGTCGCCGTCGGTGAAGAGTTCGTCTACGCAAAATGCCGTGCAGTAAAAGACGGGAAAAGCGAAGACCTCTGGATCGCAAAAGAGCTTGCCGAGCAGATCCTCAAATACGGAAAATATCAGGACTACTCGATCATCGAAACAAAGACCGGAGCCGAACTTGCCGGAACGAAATATATTTCCCCCCTCGCATCCGCCGTTCCCATGCAGGCACAGATCGAACACCGTGTCGTCATCGCCGATTACGTAGCGATGGAAAACACCGGAATGGTCCATATCGCTCCGGGTCACGGCTGGGACGACTACCTCGTCGGTCTCAAAGAAAATCTTCCGGCCGTCTGTCCGGTCGACGGAAACGGAAACTTCACCGATGAAGCCGGTATCTTTGCAGGAAAATACGTCAAGGCACCCGAAACCAATCAGGAGGTCATCGACGTTTTAGGAGACGCCATGCTTGCAGTCCGCAAGATCACCCACCGGTACGGGCACTGCTGGAGATGCAAGACGCCGATCATCTACCGGGCAACTTCCCAGTGGTTCCTAAAAGTAAAAGACATCAGAGAAAAGATGCTCGAGGAGATCGCCGACGAAGTGACATGGTATCCAGAGTGGGCAGGCTCCGCCAGATTCCACGACTGGGTCGAAGAGGCACGCGACTGGTGTATCTCCCGGCAGAGATACTGGGGTATCCCGATCCCAGTCTGGGTCTGTCCGGTCTGTAACAAATATCATGTCGTCGGCAGATACGAAGAGCTCGAACAGCTCTCCGGCCAGAAGATGACTGACCCCCACCGGCCGTACGTCGATGACATCACGATCCCTTGTGAATGCGGCGGAACGATGAAGCGTATCCCGGACATCTTCGATGTCTGGTATGATTCGGGTATCGCCTCATGGGCGACCCTCCGGTTCCCGGAAAAGCCCGAGGACTTCGGAAAATACTGGCCGGCGGACTTCATCCTCGAAGGACATGATCAGACCCGCGGCTGGTTCTACTCGCAGCTCGCCTTATCCACGATCGCATTCGGCAAAGCCCCATACAAATCCGTTCTCATGCACGGATTCGCTCTGGATGCTGAAGGAAAGAAGATGAGTAAAAGTCTTGGAAACGTCATCGCCCCGGAAGACGTTGCCAAACAGTTCGGTGTTGACGTTATGCGCCAGTACATCCTTTCGGCGAATGCTCCGTGGGATGATATGCGTTTCTCCCTTGAAGGCGTCAAGACCAACCACAGAATGTTCAATGTTCTCTGGAACGTCTACAAATTCCCGCTGCCGTACATGGCGCTCGACGGCTACAAACCGGCAGCCAAAGACGGTGTCTGGGATCCGTCGGCAGTCGAAGATCATATCTCTGAATTCTGCAGAGAAGACCGCTGGCTCATCTCCCGTGTGAACTCGCTTGCCGAGCAGGTTACCAAAGAGATGGAAGTCTGCAACCTTCACCGGGCGACCAGACCGATCAGCACGTTCATCCTCGACGAACTCTCCCGCTGGTATGTCCAGCTGGTCAGACCGAGAATGTGGCTCGAAGAAGAGTCCGTCTCGAAGATGCAGGCCTACGATACTATGTATTACGTGATGCGCAGACTCGTAACCATATTCGCACCGTTTGCTCCCCACATCACTGAATGCATGTACCAGAACCTGAGATGCGAAGGCGATCTGCCCTCAGTCCATATGGTCGACTGGTTCAGCGGAAACGATGCACTCCGCGACCCCGTTCTCGAAGAGGAGATGGAGATCGTGCAGGAGTTCGACGAAGCGGTCGCAAACGCCCGTCAGAACGGAAAACGCAAAGGACGCTGGCCGGTTGGAACGGTCGTTGTCGCGACCGATTCGGAAAAGGTCGCCGGCGCCGTTTCAGCGATGAACGATATGTGCTGTGACCGGGCAAATGCCCGGACCGTCACGGTCGTCAAAGGCGTCTGGGACAAACTCGACTGGACTGCCGTTCCGGTCATGAAAGTGATCGGCAAACAGTTCGGACGGGACGGACCCAAAGTCAAGGCATTCATCGAAGAAGCAAACGGAACCAAGCTCAAAGCTCTGCTGACTGCAGACGGAAAAGTCAGCATGGAAAAGGACGGATTCACTGCAGAACTGACCGAAGAGCACATGACCTTCGAAGAAAAGATGCCGGAAAACATCTTCTCCTCCCCGATGGAGAACGGAACGATCTACGTCGATGTGACTCTCACGCCGGAACTCGAAGCAGAAGGATACTCGCGTGAAGTCATCCGCAGAATCCAGGAGATGCGAAAACAGGCCGGTCTCGCCGTCGATGCAAAGATCAAAGCCGAAGTCGTCATCGATGATGCACGGGTCATGCCCCTTGTGGACTCAAAGCATGACGTTATCGAAACCGAGGTCAGAGCAAACTGTCTAAAAATCAGAGTGCCGGACGGAGAAACCTGTTCCTGCAGAGTCGCCGATGAAGCGATCCTTGCAATGGACTGGGAGATCGACGATCTCAAGGTCAGAATCAGCATCTCGAAAGCAGAATAA
- a CDS encoding ubiquitin-like small modifier protein 1, with the protein MKITVKAFATFREVMDMKVELEFPAGATIKTLLSELTARYMGLDALLFAAPGTLRDFVNILKNGRNIHFIAGLDTPLDEGDMIALFPPAAGG; encoded by the coding sequence ATGAAGATCACGGTTAAGGCGTTTGCCACGTTTCGGGAAGTGATGGACATGAAAGTAGAACTTGAGTTTCCAGCAGGTGCAACAATCAAAACGCTCCTCTCCGAACTTACGGCCCGGTATATGGGTCTCGATGCTCTGCTTTTTGCAGCACCCGGCACGCTTCGGGACTTTGTCAACATCCTGAAAAACGGCAGAAACATTCATTTTATTGCCGGTCTGGACACGCCGCTCGATGAAGGGGACATGATCGCTTTATTTCCGCCGGCTGCCGGCGGATAA
- a CDS encoding Yip1 family protein, producing the protein MKNAVKYLLFDQKQFFEKAPKGLLIPALITLLYSLISIAFIIPGDVMTAVITVIGGVIGVFLSWAVVAGLFLAGVKLLGYAKCTFKQMLAVTGYASAILAIGALLSGLVGLVGTVDPLVSLAVQGAVLFWSIPVWIFGIASITELPPKKVFTCILIPIILMIAMTVVSYILTASLTESAALYAGSGSGSGSEFRMR; encoded by the coding sequence ATGAAAAATGCAGTTAAATACCTGCTTTTCGATCAAAAGCAGTTCTTCGAAAAGGCTCCCAAAGGTCTTCTGATCCCGGCGCTGATCACGCTTCTCTATTCCCTGATATCAATCGCCTTCATCATCCCCGGAGATGTCATGACAGCGGTCATTACCGTGATCGGAGGAGTGATCGGCGTCTTCCTCTCATGGGCAGTTGTCGCCGGACTGTTTCTTGCCGGCGTAAAACTCCTCGGTTATGCGAAATGCACCTTCAAGCAGATGCTTGCAGTGACCGGCTACGCTTCGGCGATCCTCGCGATCGGGGCTCTCTTAAGCGGACTTGTCGGACTCGTTGGAACGGTTGACCCCCTTGTGAGTCTTGCCGTTCAGGGAGCGGTCCTCTTCTGGTCAATCCCGGTCTGGATTTTTGGTATCGCATCCATCACCGAACTCCCGCCGAAAAAGGTCTTCACCTGCATCCTCATCCCGATCATTCTGATGATAGCAATGACTGTCGTCTCGTATATCCTCACGGCCTCGCTTACCGAGAGCGCTGCACTCTACGCAGGTTCAGGTTCAGGATCAGGCTCAGAATTTAGAATGAGATAA